Proteins encoded by one window of Candidatus Obscuribacter sp.:
- a CDS encoding protein kinase: MKADLVERATTWGTIPLGNSRVQVRHLVLLVGAALWLLPTLLMTGVPAIAWIAFNISFLLVLIVAASAVRAVPLHKLAICFFAGGLFMGLDLAFAVPIVKVLGDSPFKPLLTVPLEELAKCLPVLILLWRGRKFSSWTLGATDLLLMGAACGAGFAIVEDAFTHAAQKSLNNLSVFIPAAELVNGRVISGHAIWAAMTTGTLGIALMYRHNKKIAIPVALSGFTIAVIDHIAINGSQFGGIFAWSKTIFETLAANGYLALGFFALALVGCVTVDLLALWKSLPKAREFNIPMRKGHKESLDALWDCILDLRRLNYAHFRYERFADGELPADLALTVAVLAKRLVNRYLAVEPVSVTVKGTINQAGLKLNLPDSGSAITVIPENLTNADKTRVINASQDKGGQKLNPFDNRPLQDFIDLPERYEIISQLGEGGMGVIFKARHKLTNAQLAIKVLHPHLARNQSYLHRFEQEARAASTLKHPSIVTVHDFGITENHIAYLVMEWLDGPSLESVIKNTGALPTARVIPLFMQTADALAHAHRKGVVHRDIKPSNIILTMDDNKQDLVKIVDFGIAKMVGEETEGAMALTRTGDVLGSPLFMSPEQCMGAKLDPRTDIYSLGCVMYEALCGVSPFIGENSVQVIFKHVNEMPKQPSTVNQHIDRPQSLESILFRCLQKEPDKRFASMDDLVVELRKQAEAFGF, from the coding sequence ACCACATGGGGTACCATCCCGCTGGGCAACAGCCGGGTCCAGGTGCGCCATCTAGTACTACTGGTGGGAGCCGCGCTCTGGCTTTTACCCACACTACTGATGACTGGTGTGCCGGCCATCGCCTGGATTGCCTTTAACATCTCATTTTTGTTGGTATTGATTGTGGCAGCCAGTGCAGTAAGGGCTGTGCCATTGCACAAACTGGCTATCTGCTTTTTTGCTGGCGGGCTCTTTATGGGGCTGGACCTGGCTTTTGCTGTGCCCATTGTCAAAGTCCTGGGTGATTCTCCTTTTAAACCACTTTTGACAGTGCCTCTGGAAGAATTAGCAAAGTGTTTGCCTGTGCTGATTTTGCTCTGGCGCGGCCGCAAATTTAGCAGCTGGACTCTTGGCGCTACTGATTTGCTTTTAATGGGTGCCGCTTGTGGAGCTGGTTTTGCCATAGTAGAAGACGCTTTTACTCATGCTGCACAAAAAAGCCTCAACAATCTATCAGTCTTTATCCCAGCCGCTGAGCTGGTCAATGGGCGCGTCATCTCCGGTCATGCCATCTGGGCGGCCATGACCACCGGGACTCTTGGTATTGCCCTGATGTACCGACACAACAAAAAAATCGCAATCCCTGTGGCACTGTCTGGCTTTACCATTGCTGTTATCGACCACATTGCTATCAATGGTAGTCAATTTGGTGGCATTTTTGCCTGGAGCAAAACAATATTTGAAACACTGGCCGCCAACGGCTATTTAGCCCTGGGCTTTTTTGCTTTAGCTTTAGTTGGCTGTGTCACTGTCGATTTGCTTGCCCTCTGGAAAAGCTTGCCCAAAGCCAGAGAGTTTAATATCCCTATGCGCAAAGGTCACAAAGAATCACTCGATGCCCTGTGGGACTGCATTTTGGATTTGCGCAGACTTAACTACGCCCATTTTAGATATGAGCGTTTTGCTGATGGTGAACTGCCTGCCGACCTGGCCTTGACTGTAGCCGTGCTGGCCAAAAGACTGGTTAACCGCTATCTGGCTGTTGAGCCAGTCAGTGTCACAGTAAAGGGCACAATCAACCAGGCTGGCTTAAAACTCAATTTGCCCGACAGCGGCAGTGCCATTACAGTAATCCCCGAAAACCTCACCAATGCAGACAAGACTCGGGTCATCAACGCCAGTCAGGACAAGGGCGGACAAAAGCTCAATCCCTTTGATAATCGCCCTCTGCAAGATTTTATCGATCTGCCTGAGCGCTACGAGATTATCTCGCAACTGGGTGAAGGCGGCATGGGTGTGATTTTTAAGGCCCGCCACAAATTAACCAATGCCCAACTGGCCATCAAAGTCTTGCATCCCCATTTAGCGCGCAATCAAAGCTATCTCCACCGCTTTGAGCAAGAAGCGCGGGCAGCCAGCACACTCAAACATCCCAGCATTGTTACTGTGCACGATTTTGGTATCACCGAAAACCACATTGCCTATCTGGTCATGGAATGGCTCGATGGACCCAGTCTGGAAAGTGTTATTAAAAACACTGGGGCGCTGCCCACGGCTCGCGTCATTCCGCTCTTTATGCAAACTGCTGATGCACTGGCTCACGCCCACCGCAAGGGTGTTGTACACCGCGACATCAAGCCCAGCAATATTATCTTGACCATGGACGACAACAAGCAAGACCTGGTCAAAATCGTCGACTTTGGTATTGCCAAAATGGTCGGCGAAGAAACCGAAGGAGCCATGGCTCTGACTCGCACCGGCGATGTTTTAGGCAGCCCGCTATTTATGAGTCCAGAGCAGTGCATGGGCGCCAAGCTTGACCCTCGCACCGACATTTATTCACTGGGCTGTGTCATGTATGAGGCACTTTGCGGAGTTTCGCCCTTTATTGGCGAAAATTCGGTGCAGGTGATTTTTAAACACGTAAACGAAATGCCCAAACAACCAAGCACTGTAAACCAGCATATCGACCGTCCTCAATCGCTGGAGTCGATACTCTTCAGGTGTCTGCAAAAAGAACCAGATAAACGTTTTGCCTCGATGGATGACCTGGTGGTGGAGCTGCGCAAGCAAGCTGAAGCATTTGGCTTTTAA